TGTTAATTTtacattaatatattaattattagatTAATAGATTTGACAAAATTGGACCCGGATTTGTCAACACAGTCAAGCTTGAAGAAAAAAAGTGGATATGGCTAGATAAATTTCTAACCCAAGGAAAATTGGTCAACTAGAAATCCAAACCTGGAAAAATGGATTAATTATGGGATTCACCCGCTGACTTAAGTAGTTAAAACACAATTTTGCCATAaatttacaaccaaaaaaaaaaaaaaatcaattagcaaaaaccccatttttgtgaatttttaggGTTGTCTTGTCATTTTAATCGttgttggtaaattttttttttttgaaagaatagttaaatattatttaacttGAATGGTAGTAGATTGTGTTAATCTTGTGATAATCGACCTACTAATTTAGGGGGGATTTTTTGTATATGGTTGTTAATATTGTATTGTGtgcaaaacacacaaaaattatACAATTGAAACCTACCTTTTTAGTgttaccatttttattttattttttagagtttcaagttatagcgtccgctcctgataatagttcttatcatcagatcaagacaccatTCATTTTTTGGAGTAGATGAGGATTAaacttcaaatctcttattcaaacatgagaaactttaccagttgaactaattgGAACCTACTAATATCACCAATTTGGTTGTTGATAATATAAATACATTTCTAACAAAATATGTCAATTAGAAATGTATTAATGCTATTAGATTTAGGTTAGTTTGAACTTGGATTAATTTGACCAAGTTTTGATGctattagattctcaaaaaagaagaagttttgattctattaattaatcaattaatcaatttttactggttttttttttatggaaatttttactgtttttctttaacccatatatatatatatatacacacatatattacTGTTTACAAGAGAAGACCTGTAATTGCTTGACCTCATGCCAACCCCTCACGGGTCTAAAAATAATAACCCATTTAAATTTGGATAATTTTGACCTATTTTTGACCCCTATTGGATAAGGTTGAGCTAACCTAGCTAAGACCTATTGAAGTAGACATTTAAAGAatctcataattaatttaatgtgGATGACTACGACAATCTTACTagtagaagttttttttttttttttttttttttttttttttttgctgaataactAATAGAAGTTAAAAACCAAGGGAAATGCTGAAGTATTCTTGGAGACAGAAAAATAGTGtttatttttctcatatttatGGTGAGctttatcatgaatttaataagtGAACTTCATGAATGtgaaaagagaaaatactaCTCTTTGTACTTTGAGAGTACCTAAAATTTActcgaaaattcaaaataaacaagtaaagaaaagaaaaattactaaAGTATTACAAACTGAcgtgacaatatatatatatataattgatagaTTTCAATTACCTAATAAATAGCTCCATATAGTAAAAGTTGTATTATCCGTCTTTGTACTCAACAATTAATGCATGTTGAAATGGTCCCGATTGAGACCAAGAACAAACAATGCATGCATATTGAAAGTATAAAAAAACTGGTGTGGGATAAAGATTGAGAAAGACGTACTCGTGTTGATCAAAGAAGGCAAAGAGAGAGCCATTTGTTGTATGAGATGGTGAGGAGACATCGAATATGTCCAGTTGAGTACTCATATATGGGTCCTCTCCCTTCTTATTGTTGCTAAACACTTGGTGTCTAATTAAATCACCGATTCCCTATGGGTTTTGCATTGATGCATGCTTTATAgtaatctctctccctctctaagAAATGGTTAAGGAAGAATGTATACTTCTCAAAATCTAAACCACAAATTAATCCAAGTTGGTACAAAAAGGCAAGTAATCAGACATGAAGAACTTGTGTCAATTTCTAAAGgggacaaaaataaataaataatattctgTTTGAGGACTTGGTGAGCTACCAGTGTCCATGGGTGATCGCACTATAGGTGGCTACAAGATCCAATTTTGTTGATAAATCCAGGCAAGTTCCCACCAAAAATAGTAACTACAACCAAATATATGGTACTATATTGCAAGATCAAAGCTATCCAAATAGAAAGCCTGGTCAGCTGCTACCACAATGGTAGAATTCATAATGGCAAAGTGAGAATTAATGATGCAAGAGCTTGTAACACCACGGTTAGTGTTGATCGACATGATACGACTCAACTCACGCCCATGATTTGTTTGTTAAGCCATGATTAAGACCAAGACAATCAAAGAGGGGACAACTtcacactttttatttatttttaatttttatttttatgtacaaCTTAATAGACACTAACATCTTCTAGTGTTTCCAATGAAAACGTCTATGATTCAATTGAattataagaataaaaaaattaagattatatataatttaattaatatttaaatataagaaaaatgtttaatgaaaattattgtCATAAACTTCAAATTGTACCGAGCTGACCTTGCGCTCAACCATAGTTATATAGAATATTGATGCAACTTAAGTCCAATTTATTATATAGAATATTAAAATTTGGGTTAttaaaaaagttgtacataattttttttttttttttaaatgaagtttaaaaaatttgtacttCTACTAAAAAAAGGATGTGTTATGAAAAGGtgagatttgaaaaaaatatgttaCTAAATGATCAAAATTTGTTGGGGCAGAAAAATGTGTATAGAGATCTCATTTGCTTGTGGGGCATACACTTTCAGAGGTTGGATGAATTGATTGTAAAGAGGGTTGAAGACTGAAACTTCTGCTCACTATGCAAGATTAAAGACCTTAATTTAGCAATACACTATTATAGAAACTCTAAGATTTTCTTTCAGGATTATATTTGTAGCCCACCTCAACCATAATCTCGTGAGAATAGAAAGACGGCTATGCAAACAAGAGAAAAACctttagagagttttattttGCATTCTTACCTTTTTCATTGATCATCCTTGTGAGGTTTCTTATTccaaaacacaaatattatCATTTGTGTCGTTGGATTGGTGTTTGAAACCATAAAGATTAAGACAAATCTTCAAGAAGTCTTGGGAGTGATTGATACTTGAGAGGTGAATTTTACATagcttttttgttattatatttagTGTAAACTTTTTGTAGCATCCATCAACTAATGATTTTGTAGAGTTCCAActaactttattttctttaggccaaacttttaattttatctacatatactttttttaaaaaggggcaaaatgcaaaaatatcCTTGGGGTTTAGGTTAGTTGCAAACTAACTAGTCTCTTgagatttcaaattttcttttaatttcatgAGATTTTCATATTCGTGAAATTGACCACAGTGTTAAATTTTTTCCACTTGAGTGATGACTGGTCGCATCTTGCATGTGACCActtttatcataaaattttcaaaattttaaataaaaattattcttcaacaataaaataatttgaaaaaataaagttgaataaaaacatatataaaatttgttaaaaaagacATTGAAATTATGTTGCATTAAGatgaaaaacatcatttttttttttttgagaaactgaaaaacatcatatatatatatatatatatatataaccaatcTCTTGCAAATGGGATGAGCTTATATATGGTCCAGCTATTTAATCGGCAGAGAATTGTAGTTGCTTCCAGGATTGTAGGTATTGCAAAGGTCTCCAGAAGCCTCTACTTGGGGAAGAGTTTTCCAAAGCTTTGCAGGGCTGTCATTATTTGGTCGTTGCAATGCAAGTTGCCACGCCAGAATAAGGAAAACTAAGTTTAGAGACTTGAGAGATCATACCCAACTCTCTTTGAATGAATCCTATGGCGATTTTTACGGTGTTTTGCAGGcatctctcattctctctagaGAAATGGCTACTACTGCTTTAATCGACCTCTCAAGATATGACGTTTGCATCTTAAAGCAACattaattcaatattttttttaaattctgatTTTATATACGttttattaaattcaatttataaatgaatattttataatgaacaggtggaattttaatataagaatcaatttcacaaatataaatatgataagaaaaattgaaatccTAGAAGCTTGCAGCATGGCCCAAACCCCATTATAGTCTCTTTacattttgaccaaaaaaataaaaagctaccATACatattatagttaaataaataaaactcacaGCCAGAACTTAGTCCAAACTTGGTTCGGCTCTAATTAAATTACCCTTCAAATATGTTGTATGTGGGTTAACAGTCAACAACGAAGatgtcttcattttttttattttttgagaaatagtttcaatttatggtATCTGTTCTTATTCGACGACAATAAATTTtatcagttgagttaactggcgTTCACAATATCTTCTAATTTCTAAACAATTTTATCATATCATATAATAATTATGTAGAAAACATTCAGTATGATTGGAATTTTTCAACACTAATTATAGTTTAAGGCCAAAATTAATAGAAATAGCACCCCCACCtctttaaatttacatagtacatatGGTCATATGTAATTCACAATTCAAATTTTGCATGCTTGCACGTACGGATGTGGAcatcttaattttctttattagcAAGAGAGGTTGGGAgatattcaggaaaaaaaaaaaccgccaAACCAATAGCTACATTCACACttcaagcaaaaaataaatttagagaaCAAATACAGAGCAGTAATTACAAACGATATTCTCTCTGGTTATCAGATTTACATTTGGCCGACGGTGTCATTTATGGAGGCAATTGAAACACATCACAACTTCATTCATATCAAATTTCAAGCTATTAACTAACAAAAGTGGGGGTATAATGTGAGACTGTTAAAACTAGTAAAGAGagtctcttctttttttggaatttaaaaaaaaaaaaaatgaagcaagGAGATTAATGTTGTGCTAGCTATTTATTGTAGCCTTGGTATAGAGGTGGAGGTGGTGAACTGTATTCAAAGCCGGTCGTTGGGGGAAGAGCCAACTCTGGTGGTGGGGGTGAGAAAACTGGTGGTGGCGGTGAGTGTGCTGGGGGAGGTGGTGAGTGAACTGGGGGTGGTGGTGATTTTACTGGTGGCGACGGTGAATGGACTGGGGGCGGGGGGGAATgtactggtggtggtggtgagtgAACTAGGGGTGGTGGTGAATGTACTGGTGGAGGAGAATGGACTGGAGGTGGTGGGGAATGTACTGGTGGCGGAGGAGAGTGGACTGGAGGTGGAGGGGAATGAACTAGTGGTGGAGGAGagtggactggtggtggtgaTTTCACAGGTGGGGGTGGTGAGGGAGATGGGGGAGGTGGAGGTCGTTCCTTGATAATGGGTGAATTATCATAAGGATCAGGAGATGGTGCAGGAGACGAAACttgtggtggtggaggtggagagTGAACTGGTGGTGGAGGTGAGTATactggaggtggaggtggaggtggaggtggagagTGAACTAGAGGTGGAGGGGAATATACCGGTGGTGGAGGTGAGTGAgctggtgatggtggtggtggtggggaaTGTACTGGCGGTGGAGGAGagtggactggtggtggtgaTTTCACAGGTGGGGGTGGTGAGGGAGATGGGGGAGGTGGAGGTCGTTCCCTGATAATGGGTGAATTATCATAAGGATCAGGAGATGGTGCAGGAGACGAAGCTTGTGATGGTGGAGGTGGAGAGTGAACTGGTGGTGGAGGTGAGTATACtggaggtggaggtggtggtggagaGTGAACTGGAGGTGGAGGGGAATATACCGGTGGTGGAGGTGAGTGAgctggtggttgtggtggtggtggggaaTGTACTggcggcggtggtggtggtggtggtggggaatgtactggtggtggtggggagTGAACAGGAGGGGGAGGAGAATAGACGGGTGGCGGCGGTGGAGAatggactggtggtggtggtggtggtggggagTGAATAGGAGGGGGAGGAGAATAGACTGGTGGCGGTGGTGGAGAatggactggtggtggtggtgatgctTTGGGAGGAGATGGTTTTGGTGTAGAAGGTGGTGATGAGGCTCCACACTTGGCCTTGCTGCAATTAACCGGTCGGTTCACCACAGAAGCACAAACTTtcgatgacttttgttttggcCTATCTGGTAAGCAATTGCTTGTATCATCATAAGCAATGTCCTTACTGGATTGAGGCTCACATTCTGGGGCCTCACCATTGAAGTAATTGTAGGAGAATGTGAAGTTCACCAATTTAGGCAATCGGCAAATGCTCTCGGACACAAACCCTGTCAACATGTTGCCCGAAATGTCCAACTCTTCAACCTCGGAAAGCTCTTCGAATGTCTTTGGTAAGATTCCACTGAATTTGTTGGAACCAATGTCCAACACCGACACATTTCCAAGCAATCCAATATCAGCAGGCAAACATCCTGAAAAATCATTGTTCAAGAATATAATCTCGTTCAATGTGCTAGCCATTTTTCCAATACTACTTGGAATGCAGCCCTTGAAATGATTATTGGCGACTACAATAACTGAGGCAGGAGAGTTTCCGAAATTATCAGGAATTGTGGATGTGAACCGATTATTGTTCAAGAATAGAGCATCAAATTCCTTGTCGAAGAGCCCATGAGGCAACTCTCCCTCAAAGTCATTGTACCTAACATCAAGGTACTTTAAATTTGGAATTGAAAGAACAACCTTAGGGAATGGACCTACAAACCGGTTGTTGCTGATATCAAGCTCGTGGAGAAGCGTAAGTCTATTGAAACTCTCAGGAACAATCCCACAAAACCTGTTGGAATTGATGTGGAACAAAGCAATTTCTGTCAATAAACCCAACTCCGCCGGAAGGTACCCAGCAATATCAGCTTGGTTCATATCGATGCCAGCCACAACAGTTTCTTTTGGTTCATCAAGAGACGTAGCACAAAATACACCATTGTAATCACAAACATTGGGACCAACCCAATTCCCTGTGGTGTTCAAAGGGTCTGAGTAGATTGCATTTTTCCATGCATGGAGTGCAATGTAGGCACGTCTAAGCCTAGAATTAGGAAATGTACAATTCAAATCAACATGAAACTCATAGTCATCAGGTAAATCACCACCGTGAGGATGCAAACTTAAGAGTTGGCGACGAGCAATGATATTGACTTCTTTATTGGATAGCGCTGAAGAGAATGATGAGAATAGAAGGAAGGAGAGCACtaagcagcagcagcagcagcctAAGGCCTGCATTGTATAGAGGTTTTGAAGAGCGTCGCCACCTTGGAGAGACCCAAGGCTGCTAATAGAATCGTTTGGGTGGAGACGGTGAATGAAAATAGGGTGTTATATTGAGGGAAATAACCAGATTGTATGGAAGATATATGAGAGGGTGTGCAAGAATTTTCTGTGCCGTTTTGGCCAAGAAAAGAAATTGGTTTTCCTCAAGCACCACAGATTTGATGGGTTTGTTATAACtttttttggtatattttatttggaaaatgtCTCTAATTATGGGTGTTTTGGAAGCTTGGGTTTTAGCACTATAAGCTAATTTTGGATTTAAGTTTGTTAGATGACAGATTAGCAATGACCAAGTCTTCctcaaaaaaccaaaagagaCTTGCTTAGCCCAATGGCTTAGTGTTTTTACAAGGTAAGAGCTAGCTGGTGAGAGTCTTAAGAGATTAGACCGCGTTAAAGAGTCTTAAGACACGTCACGTGAAGCctatatttgaatttcttcaTCAGAATTAGAAGAGTTGTAATTGAGCTTTGAGCATTAGATTGTAAATTAATATGCTGTATAATTTGATAAAAAGAAGCCTGTATTCACAtcctaatttttcatttttgggtcTTAATAGTTAATAGTTAAAGAGTAGAAACATACATTTTGTAgcaattcttctttcttctcaagtTCAGTTTTAAAGTGCTCTTTGTTTACCCttgttttgaaatatattttgtttattttgttagatATATCTTTTTAAACTTCGCcttcttattt
This DNA window, taken from Quercus robur chromosome 2, dhQueRobu3.1, whole genome shotgun sequence, encodes the following:
- the LOC126694111 gene encoding pollen-specific leucine-rich repeat extensin-like protein 3; amino-acid sequence: MQALGCCCCCLVLSFLLFSSFSSALSNKEVNIIARRQLLSLHPHGGDLPDDYEFHVDLNCTFPNSRLRRAYIALHAWKNAIYSDPLNTTGNWVGPNVCDYNGVFCATSLDEPKETVVAGIDMNQADIAGYLPAELGLLTEIALFHINSNRFCGIVPESFNRLTLLHELDISNNRFVGPFPKVVLSIPNLKYLDVRYNDFEGELPHGLFDKEFDALFLNNNRFTSTIPDNFGNSPASVIVVANNHFKGCIPSSIGKMASTLNEIIFLNNDFSGCLPADIGLLGNVSVLDIGSNKFSGILPKTFEELSEVEELDISGNMLTGFVSESICRLPKLVNFTFSYNYFNGEAPECEPQSSKDIAYDDTSNCLPDRPKQKSSKVCASVVNRPVNCSKAKCGASSPPSTPKPSPPKASPPPPVHSPPPPPVYSPPPPIHSPPPPPPPVHSPPPPPVYSPPPPVHSPPPPVHSPPPPPPPPPVHSPPPPQPPAHSPPPPVYSPPPPVHSPPPPPPPVYSPPPPVHSPPPPSQASSPAPSPDPYDNSPIIRERPPPPPSPSPPPPVKSPPPVHSPPPPVHSPPPPPSPAHSPPPPVYSPPPLVHSPPPPPPPPPVYSPPPPVHSPPPPPQERPPPPPSPSPPPPVKSPPPVHSPPPLVHSPPPPVHSPPPPVHSPPPPVHSPPPVHSPPPLVHSPPPPVHSPPPPVHSPSPPVKSPPPPVHSPPPPAHSPPPPVFSPPPPELALPPTTGFEYSSPPPPLYQGYNK